The following is a genomic window from Sphingobacterium spiritivorum.
TCTAAGGCTCCGCGGAAATAACTGAAATTCTCGAGCTTAAGTAGTTTTGGGGCATTCAGGGTATAGGAATACTGAGACCCTAAACCAAAGTACTGACGATCATTACTTTGTACATACAACAAAAAACCTTCATCTATCAGTTGCTGTTTGAAAGCTTCATTGAGGCGTCCTACACGATATTCCAATACAACAGGCGTAAAACTATGTTGTTTATTAGCGGTTTCAAACCAGGTGTAGTTCAACGTATTGGTCAGATAGCGGTTGGAATAGGTATTATCCTGATTAAAGATCTGCAGATTGGAAGAGAATGTCGTTCGGGGTAATCCATATTTTCCTATACTGTTGAAAATGCCGAATGGCACCATCAGACGCGGAAAGGACAGATTAGCACCAATCTGAAAGTCATTATTGAATATTTTATTGGCTAATCCTCCTTTGATACGGGGGTCAAACAATACACCATAACGTAATTTTACTTCAAGCTGTTCGGCTCCGCCGAAAATATTCCGGTGCGAGAAAGTATTGGCAATATTAAATCCGCTCATACCGGATCCAAACGTATATTCGCCCTCGATCTGATTTCCCATGATCGGACGGGGAATGAGTTCGTAACTTACATTCAGTTTATTAGAGTCTACCTTTTCATACTGTATCTTGACACTTCTGAATCCATTCATCTCATACAATCTGTCGTAGGACAGATTCTCTTTACTCAAATCATATTTTTCTCCTGAGCGGACAAACATATAGCGCACAATAGGCTTGAGTCTGAAATTGCCTGTCTGATCCTCATAATGGATATTCAAACTTGTATCCACATAGTTTTTGGCTCTTCTTCCTGATATATTGTTCAGATTCCGGATCTTCAATGAGGTCTTATTAATTTCATAAACCGGATGTTCCTGTAGTTGCGGAGGATTTTCGATCGTAATCTTGAGATCTGTCTGGTAATTGCGCAGACCGGAATCAACGCCCACCCGCATATATTGACGGAGGTAGTCATAATAACCCTGATTTTTCATCAGGAGAAACAACTGCTCCCGTTCTGTCAATAGTTTTCCTGCATCGTAGATATCTCCTTCTTTGACAGGAGAACTGCTGCTCAGTCTGGATTCGTAGAGTTCTTTTATCTGTGGATCTTCAAAGGTATAGGTCTTGGTTCTGATTTTATATGGCGTACCGGGCTCTACTTTGAAATCTATATGTGCTCTCTTTCTTGCAATCTTCACTTCTGGTTGTACCTTTGCATTAAAGTATCCTTTAGTCTGCAGGAAGCGTTGTATCTGCTGTCCCGAAAGTTCTACCAGAGCCGAATCCAGAATACTGGGAGCCTCTCCTACATTTTTTATGTCGGCTTTCTTGTATCTGCCGTCTTTGGTATTGAATACATTATAGATAAACAGGTTGACTCTGGAATTTGGTCTTAGTTCACTTGAAATATAAAGTGAGGACTGTTCCTTCAGACTGGCATTTACACCGGAAACACTCACATTTGTCACCAAAGCATGATCGTCTTCCAGGTATTTTGTTGAACGACAGGATGTAAAAATTAACAACAAAAGCGTTATACTTGCAAATGCGAAAAGGGTCGTTTGTTTAATCATTAAAAATGTTATCAAAAGCGCAAATCAGTCTTATTACATCTCTACAGCACAAAAAGTTTCGTAAGCAACATAGCCTTTTTGTCGTAGAAGGAATAAAATCCGTAACCGAGTTTTTATCTTCAGCATATGACGTGCATGCACTGTTTTACACAGCAAATGTGACTACAAAAGTGGTTAAAATACCGCACAATATAAAATCTTATGAACTGACTGATAACGAATTCTCAAAAATCAGCCAACTCAAATCACCTCAGGGGATATTAGCACTGGTCAGGTTGCCGGAGGAAAAAACTCCTGAGCAGCTGGATTTTGCCAATCAGTTTACACTTGTATTGGATGATGTACAGGATCCGGGTAATCTAGGCACCATTATCCGTACTGCTGAATGGTTTGGATTTAAGCATATTGTCTGTTCGGCAGGAACAGTAGATGCCTATAATCCTAAGGTAGTACAAGCGACTATGGGCTCGCTATCCCGTACACAGATTCATTACACCGATCTGGAGTCTTTCATCCGTACAGTCCGTTTACCTGTTTTTGGAGCATTACTGGATGGTACGTCGATCTATGAGACGCGCTGGGGCAAAGAGGGGCTGATTCTTATGGGAAATGAAGGTAACGGCATTAGTGAAAAACTATTAGATCTTATAGACCATGCTGTCACTATACCCCGTACAGGACAGGCTGAATCGCTCAATGTAGCTGTTGCAACCACTATATTTTGCAATGAAATTGCGAGAATGAATTTTATATAATGACGGAGTCTCCTCAAAAATCGATCTACACCCTGCAATTTGCTCTTCTATGCCTTAGTTCTCTGCTCTTTTCGTCGAGTTTTAATATGATTATCCCCGAATTGCCGAATTACCTGAGCAATATGGGCGGAGCAGAATATAAGGGGCTTATTATTGCATTATTTACACTTACGGCGGGTATCTCCAGACCGTTTAGCGGAAAACTCACCGATCGCTGGGGACGGGTGCCCATTATGGCTGTCGGATCTGTGGTTTGTTTTTTCTGTGGTTTTCTGTATCCCGTACTTACCTCTGTTTCCGGATTTTTGATGTTACGGCTCATCCATGGATTTTCCACAGGATTCAAACCTACAGCGACTTCGGCCTATGTAGCTGATATTATTCCGCGTGAACGTTGGGGTGAAGCTTTAGGATTACACGGACTTTGTTTCAGTATTGGGGGTGCCGTTGGTCCTGCAATAGGGAGTGCTATATTTCAATCTTATGGCATCAATACCATGTTTTATAGCTCTTCTGTATTTGCGTTGTTATCCATTGTCATTGTGATCAATATGAAGGAGACGCTGAAGACAAAAGAAAAACTGCATATTTCTATGTTCAAAATATCCCGTTCGGATATTATTGATATCGGTGCTTTACCGGCAGGTATCGTTACTTTTCTGTCTTATTCTGCCTATGGTGTGATTCTGACCCTTATTCCTGACTGGAGTGAACATCTGGGTCTGAGCAATAAAGGTGTTTTCTTTACTGCCTATACGATTACCTCTATTCTGATCCGCTTTGTTTCGGGAAAAGTCTCCGACAGATACGGACGGACTAAAGTTATTATGGTCGGTCTGGTCATTGTAGCACTATCGCTCTATCTGATCAGCGAGGGAGACTCCTTCTTCCGGCTTATGCTTGGGGCGAGTGTATATGGTATCGGTACCGGTATCTTATCTCCGGCAGTAAACGCCTGGACCATTGATCTGAGTCATCCGCAACAACGGGGACGTGCTGTTGCGACCATGTATATTGCACTGGAGGCAGGGATCGGATTAGGTGCATTATGTGCCGGATTTTTCTATCAGGATATCATCTCCAGAATTCCGCAGATCATGCTGGTCAATTCAGGCATCTTATTTGTAGCGCTGGCGTATATGTTTTGGTGGGAAAAATCAAAAAAGATAAAACCTACAGTCCATATATAATGTTATTAGATAACAAAATCACAAATCATACTCATCTATATGGAAGAAAAAAAAACCTCACAACCTTACGCACTGGGTCTGTCGTCAAGTCTCTTTGCACTGGTGCTCATTATTGCACTCATGTATGTCACTCAAAGCGTATTGGTTCCGCTTTTATTTTCTATTATTATTTCCATTACCCTTTTTCCGATTGCTAACTTTTTAGAGAGAAAGCTTCATTTTGTACGTTCTCTTGCGGCTATTGTTTCCGTTATTATAGCGATACTGATCATCGGAGGTCTGATTTGGTTTATTGTTCATGAAAGTATTATTATCGGAAAGGATGCTACCGATATTACGAAAAAAGTCATGTCCGTAGTCGAGAGTTTCCAGTCCTGGGTTGAGGGCCGCTTTGGTGTACAACGCAGTGAGATGGCCGCTCAGTTTCAGGAACAGAGTAACAAAATGCTCAACAATGTCGGAGGTTACTTATCTACAGCATTTGGTTCTATCGGCAGTACACTTGCAGGAATGGTTCTGGTACCCATTTTTATCTTTTTCCTGTTGTATTACCGCGATTTCTTTAAGGAATTTTTCTTTAAAGCCTTTCCAAACACAGAAAATCAGAAAGTACATGGGGTACTCAACAGGATTTACGAAGTGATTCAAAGCTACTTTTTAGGATTGGTCACTGTAATGGGTATAGTGGCGGTGCTGAATACTGCAGGATTAATGATTATGGGAATAGAATACGCCTGGTTTTTCGGATCCTTAGCTTCGTTTCTGATGTTGCTGCCTTATATTGGCATCGCTATCGGATCTATTCTGCCTGCTCTGTTCGCATTGGCAACAAAAGACAGCGCCTGGTATGCAATAGGCGTTATTGCGTGGTTTCAGGTGGTACAGTTTCTGGAAGGAAATATTATCACACCAAATATTGTAGGAGGAAAAGTGAGTATCAATCCGTTGATGGCCATTATTGCTATTCTTATCGGAGGTATGATCTTCGGATTGGCAGGTCTGATCCTGGCATTACCGATGACCGCTGCACTGAAAGTAATATTCGATGCAATCCCTTCTATGCAGGCGATCGGTTTCCTTATCGGAGAACCGGACAAAGGACATCTCAAACGCAACTCAACACAGGAATTGCTTACTAAGTGGGGTATCGTACGTCCGGCAAGACTGAAAAAGAAAAAGGTTGCGGAAACTCCGAAACCTAAAGACGATAAGAATACTGAGAATTTATAGTTTAAATTGCATGGGGCTCAGGCCCCATGCAATTTAAAAACGATAGCCTATTTTTTTCATCCGGCTTACTTCCAGCGAATACACCCCAAACTCTTCAACAACCTTACCGGTCAATTGATAGAATCCGTTACCCAGAAAAGGATAATACTGCAGTGTGACCGGAAAATGTACAGTATCCAGCCAATCGGCATTACAATCCAGAAAAGTTCCGAAAACCATCCGCTCCTTGCGGATCGTCCATGTTTCCTTGATTGTTACAAGGCGGCCTATCATGCTGACTTCTTTACCTAACAAATGAACCAGATCACCTACATTGACTGTATTGGCCAGGTATTTCGGATCCAGCAGATCGAAAAAATCGCCGACGATAAATCCCATTAATTCCAGTTGATCTTTATAATCTTCCATAGGCTCTTCTTCGAATTCGGGCAACTGAAAATCAAGCACAGGAGTTTCAAAAAGGGATACTTCCAGAATTTGCTGCCGGGTAGTCATAAAATTAGCTTCCCACAAAAGGGCTTTTTTATTTTTCCCGGTAAAGCGTAACGCATCAATACGGATCAGCAGATTCAACTGTTCCATACCCGGCGACAACCGGGCAATAAAATCATTCAGATCCCGGTATATACCGTTTTTTCTGCGTTCGGTAATAATGTTATGCGCGAATTTTTCTTCCAATCCCTGTAAATGGATCAATCCTACGTATACGGTATCGTTAACAATGTTGGTATAGTATTGACTGTGATTGATACAAGGGAGCTGTACATGAGCACCCGTCTTGAAAAGTTCCTGAAAATAAAATTCAGTACGGTAAAATCCGCCGAAGTTATTGATCACGGCTACATAAAACTCACGCGGATAATAGGTCTTCAGAAAGAGACTTTGATAACTTTCCACAGCAAAAGATGCACTATGTCCTTTGGCAAAAGAATATCCGCCGAAGCTTTCCATCTGCCGCCACACCTCTCTTGTCACCTGCTCTTCATATCCTCTTTCGCGGCAATTATCAAAAAAGGTCTGCCGCAGTTTCTCGAATTTATTTTCAGAACGGTATTTCCCGCTCATTGCTCTGCGCAGAATATCGGCCTGATCCAGAGAAATACCCGCAAAATGGTGTGCGACTTTGATCACATCTTCCTGGTAAACCATTACGCCGAAAGTCTCTGCCAGCAGTTCTTTCATCTTCGGATGGAGATACAGCACCTTATCCCGGTCATGATAACGTTCTATATACTGTTTCATCATTCCGGACTGCGCTACTCCCGGCCTGATAATGGAACTGGCTGCAACGAGTGTAAGGTAATCGGAGCATTGCAGCTTGCCCAATAGCTGCCTCATTGCCGGACTTTCGATATAAAAACAGCCTATTGTATCTCCTGAACGGATCTTCTCTGCCAGCAAAGGATCCTCAAAAAAGCGTTCCACCTGATGAATATCAATATGTTTTCCGGTATTTTCTTCTATCAGTTGCAAGGCATCTTTGATATGTCCCAATCCTCTCTGGCTTAATATATCGAACTTGAACAATCCGACACGTTCAGCTTCGAACATATCCATATGGATAGTCTGAAAATCTTTGGGCGGAAGTTCTACAGCCGCATAGTGGCAGATGGGTTTTTCGCTGATGAGTACTCCACCGGCATGTACACTCAGGTGGTTGGGAAAGTGTTCGAGCAACTGTCCGTACTTATGTATCCAGCCCTGTATCTTATCTTCTGTACGCCATTCGCGCTGTGCAACGAGCTGATCGATCTCTGCCTTTGGCAATCCGAATACTTTGCCCAGTTCCCGGATAATAGCACGTCGTTTAAAGGTACTG
Proteins encoded in this region:
- the tamL gene encoding translocation and assembly module lipoprotein TamL, whose translation is MIKQTTLFAFASITLLLLIFTSCRSTKYLEDDHALVTNVSVSGVNASLKEQSSLYISSELRPNSRVNLFIYNVFNTKDGRYKKADIKNVGEAPSILDSALVELSGQQIQRFLQTKGYFNAKVQPEVKIARKRAHIDFKVEPGTPYKIRTKTYTFEDPQIKELYESRLSSSSPVKEGDIYDAGKLLTEREQLFLLMKNQGYYDYLRQYMRVGVDSGLRNYQTDLKITIENPPQLQEHPVYEINKTSLKIRNLNNISGRRAKNYVDTSLNIHYEDQTGNFRLKPIVRYMFVRSGEKYDLSKENLSYDRLYEMNGFRSVKIQYEKVDSNKLNVSYELIPRPIMGNQIEGEYTFGSGMSGFNIANTFSHRNIFGGAEQLEVKLRYGVLFDPRIKGGLANKIFNNDFQIGANLSFPRLMVPFGIFNSIGKYGLPRTTFSSNLQIFNQDNTYSNRYLTNTLNYTWFETANKQHSFTPVVLEYRVGRLNEAFKQQLIDEGFLLYVQSNDRQYFGLGSQYSYTLNAPKLLKLENFSYFRGALDLSGNILGLASKLFSFPENDGQRTLFKVPYLQYAKIELDYRLYRHLGGNRQFIFRINPGIAVPYGNNSSLLIFEKSFYSGGMNGIRAWQARTLGPGNYNREGLTEDLRLRLRNLDQLGEIKLEGNAEYRFRILNKLLGAKLNGATFVDFGNIWRLKENEQNPGGEFRFNKFLGQMAIGSGFGLRFDSDYFVIRIDAGVKVKDPQFQGSEQWVIQHLFNQKEFKDAFNSTHAPDRYNFVQYNFGIGFPF
- a CDS encoding AI-2E family transporter; this translates as MEEKKTSQPYALGLSSSLFALVLIIALMYVTQSVLVPLLFSIIISITLFPIANFLERKLHFVRSLAAIVSVIIAILIIGGLIWFIVHESIIIGKDATDITKKVMSVVESFQSWVEGRFGVQRSEMAAQFQEQSNKMLNNVGGYLSTAFGSIGSTLAGMVLVPIFIFFLLYYRDFFKEFFFKAFPNTENQKVHGVLNRIYEVIQSYFLGLVTVMGIVAVLNTAGLMIMGIEYAWFFGSLASFLMLLPYIGIAIGSILPALFALATKDSAWYAIGVIAWFQVVQFLEGNIITPNIVGGKVSINPLMAIIAILIGGMIFGLAGLILALPMTAALKVIFDAIPSMQAIGFLIGEPDKGHLKRNSTQELLTKWGIVRPARLKKKKVAETPKPKDDKNTENL
- a CDS encoding TrmH family RNA methyltransferase, producing the protein MLSKAQISLITSLQHKKFRKQHSLFVVEGIKSVTEFLSSAYDVHALFYTANVTTKVVKIPHNIKSYELTDNEFSKISQLKSPQGILALVRLPEEKTPEQLDFANQFTLVLDDVQDPGNLGTIIRTAEWFGFKHIVCSAGTVDAYNPKVVQATMGSLSRTQIHYTDLESFIRTVRLPVFGALLDGTSIYETRWGKEGLILMGNEGNGISEKLLDLIDHAVTIPRTGQAESLNVAVATTIFCNEIARMNFI
- a CDS encoding MFS transporter — encoded protein: MTESPQKSIYTLQFALLCLSSLLFSSSFNMIIPELPNYLSNMGGAEYKGLIIALFTLTAGISRPFSGKLTDRWGRVPIMAVGSVVCFFCGFLYPVLTSVSGFLMLRLIHGFSTGFKPTATSAYVADIIPRERWGEALGLHGLCFSIGGAVGPAIGSAIFQSYGINTMFYSSSVFALLSIVIVINMKETLKTKEKLHISMFKISRSDIIDIGALPAGIVTFLSYSAYGVILTLIPDWSEHLGLSNKGVFFTAYTITSILIRFVSGKVSDRYGRTKVIMVGLVIVALSLYLISEGDSFFRLMLGASVYGIGTGILSPAVNAWTIDLSHPQQRGRAVATMYIALEAGIGLGALCAGFFYQDIISRIPQIMLVNSGILFVALAYMFWWEKSKKIKPTVHI
- a CDS encoding DNA polymerase III subunit alpha, producing MYLNCKTWFSYHYGTFSSKQLVEDAKALDIHTLALTNINNTADSWDFVLKCREQGIKPILGTEIRNDHVFCYILLARNETGFFQINEFLSAYNQRKENFPAEPELSTEHLWIIYRYGQKSVSALREGELIGLRPQDLNRLELQQELAADRFVMLSPVTFQDRTYFNLHRLLRAIARNTLLSKLLPEDIAGSDEMLLSEVELVRQFARFPTVISRTIQVADSCHISMELKTDKNRKYFTTTEEDDRHLLRKLAMEGCVMRYGTEHKEAFERVEKELKMIGKQGFNAYFLIIWDILRYAHERGFYHVGRGSGANSIVAYCLRITDVDPIKLDLYFERFLNPDRSSPPDFDIDFSWKDRDAIFDYMFKRYGRQHVSLLGMYSTFKRRAIIRELGKVFGLPKAEIDQLVAQREWRTEDKIQGWIHKYGQLLEHFPNHLSVHAGGVLISEKPICHYAAVELPPKDFQTIHMDMFEAERVGLFKFDILSQRGLGHIKDALQLIEENTGKHIDIHQVERFFEDPLLAEKIRSGDTIGCFYIESPAMRQLLGKLQCSDYLTLVAASSIIRPGVAQSGMMKQYIERYHDRDKVLYLHPKMKELLAETFGVMVYQEDVIKVAHHFAGISLDQADILRRAMSGKYRSENKFEKLRQTFFDNCRERGYEEQVTREVWRQMESFGGYSFAKGHSASFAVESYQSLFLKTYYPREFYVAVINNFGGFYRTEFYFQELFKTGAHVQLPCINHSQYYTNIVNDTVYVGLIHLQGLEEKFAHNIITERRKNGIYRDLNDFIARLSPGMEQLNLLIRIDALRFTGKNKKALLWEANFMTTRQQILEVSLFETPVLDFQLPEFEEEPMEDYKDQLELMGFIVGDFFDLLDPKYLANTVNVGDLVHLLGKEVSMIGRLVTIKETWTIRKERMVFGTFLDCNADWLDTVHFPVTLQYYPFLGNGFYQLTGKVVEEFGVYSLEVSRMKKIGYRF